A region from the Geobacter benzoatilyticus genome encodes:
- a CDS encoding Fur family transcriptional regulator, whose amino-acid sequence MKKAKQKIFQDYIAKRGLKSTQQRDIILDAFLSSDRHLSIEELYLKLRAKHPSIGYATVYRTLKLFAESGIAREIHFGDGQTRYEHVSEGEHHDHLVCTECGAIIEFENESIEKLQEEVASLHGFLIKHHKLELYGLCSKCRP is encoded by the coding sequence ATGAAAAAGGCTAAACAGAAAATATTTCAGGACTATATCGCTAAGCGGGGCCTCAAATCGACCCAGCAGCGCGACATTATTCTCGACGCTTTTCTCTCTTCCGACAGGCATTTGAGTATTGAGGAGCTTTATCTCAAACTCAGGGCGAAGCATCCCAGTATCGGCTATGCCACGGTTTACCGCACCCTCAAGCTTTTCGCCGAGTCGGGCATTGCCCGCGAGATCCATTTCGGCGATGGGCAAACCCGCTACGAGCACGTTTCGGAGGGGGAGCATCACGACCACCTGGTCTGTACTGAGTGCGGCGCCATTATCGAGTTCGAGAATGAGAGCATAGAAAAACTTCAGGAAGAGGTTGCCTCTCTCCACGGGTTTCTAATCAAACATCACAAACTGGAGCTTTACGGGCTCTGCTCGAAGTGCCGTCCCTAG
- a CDS encoding VOC family protein — MAAAGVSIQLTVVDLYATEAFYAGILELDVTRALTVRGAPEHLTLKRDGWEIIFVEEASVVQAHPALGGRFDEFPKGVGMTIHVTVDDIVETYDAVVEEDLEVFYPLETKPYGIKEFWCFDPDGYLVVVEEARR, encoded by the coding sequence ATGGCGGCAGCGGGAGTCTCCATTCAGCTCACTGTAGTGGATTTATACGCCACCGAGGCATTCTATGCCGGTATCCTGGAGCTGGACGTGACGCGGGCGCTTACCGTTCGTGGCGCCCCTGAGCATCTAACCTTGAAACGGGACGGGTGGGAGATAATTTTTGTGGAGGAAGCTTCCGTGGTTCAGGCGCATCCGGCATTGGGGGGGCGTTTCGATGAGTTTCCCAAGGGTGTCGGCATGACGATACACGTGACGGTAGATGATATTGTGGAAACCTACGATGCAGTTGTGGAGGAGGATCTGGAGGTTTTCTATCCCCTGGAGACAAAGCCTTACGGCATCAAGGAGTTCTGGTGTTTTGATCCTGACGGGTATCTGGTGGTGGTTGAAGAAGCCCGCCGTTGA
- a CDS encoding cytochrome c biogenesis CcdA family protein, with product MDTSNVSFFGAFIAGLFSFLSPCVLPLIPSFITYITGLSFSEIQAEHPTHEVRKQTILHTLLFIAGFTFVFVLLGASATFIGGFLQEHMDIIRKVGGVLIIIFGVHVTGLVPINLLLGEKRVTVHRKPAGYLGSFVVGVAFAAGWTPCIGPILASILMVAATEGTVSRGVLLLFIYSMGLAIPFFLSSLAMHQFLTVFNRFKKHIRIFEIVTGVFLIIVGIMIFSNYLSVLSRFSMQWFGGE from the coding sequence ACGTCAGTTTTTTCGGTGCGTTCATCGCAGGGTTATTTTCATTTCTCTCCCCGTGCGTGTTACCGCTCATTCCATCATTCATCACATACATAACGGGGCTATCGTTCTCTGAAATCCAGGCAGAACACCCGACCCACGAGGTACGGAAGCAGACAATCCTGCATACCCTCCTTTTCATTGCCGGATTCACCTTCGTCTTTGTCCTGCTGGGGGCCTCCGCAACCTTCATCGGCGGGTTCCTCCAGGAGCACATGGATATCATCCGCAAGGTTGGCGGGGTGCTGATCATTATCTTCGGGGTTCATGTTACCGGACTGGTGCCGATTAACCTCCTGCTCGGAGAAAAACGGGTTACAGTGCATCGCAAGCCTGCCGGTTATCTCGGAAGCTTCGTGGTGGGAGTGGCCTTTGCCGCCGGATGGACACCCTGCATCGGTCCCATTCTGGCTTCTATTCTTATGGTGGCTGCAACTGAAGGGACGGTATCCCGCGGAGTCCTTCTCCTCTTCATCTATTCCATGGGGCTGGCAATACCATTTTTCCTCTCATCCCTGGCCATGCACCAGTTTCTGACGGTGTTCAACCGTTTCAAGAAACATATCCGCATATTCGAGATCGTTACCGGCGTCTTCCTCATTATCGTCGGGATCATGATCTTTTCCAATTACCTGAGCGTCCTGTCCCGCTTCAGCATGCAGTGGTTCGGGGGGGAGTGA